The Scyliorhinus torazame isolate Kashiwa2021f chromosome 10, sScyTor2.1, whole genome shotgun sequence genome contains a region encoding:
- the LOC140430887 gene encoding uncharacterized protein produces the protein MAWKETEVGVNDYLGSGTAEIPTPGTAEIPTPGTAEMPGPSHQGLSDEEVGGFQCQVCGSSFRWASRLKRHERIHTGEKPFECTVCNKRFYTSSDLIQHQRIHTGEKPFACSVCQKRFSLCSVLKIHQRIHTGEKPFECPVCKKRFSASSGLTVHKRIHTRQKPFKCTVCTKQFCTSNDLRVHQRIHTGEKPFTCAVCKMQFYTSSHLTVHQRTHTGDKPFECTECKKRFYTSSNLLQHERIHTGEKPFECSVCKKRFCLARHLKLHQRNHTGEKPFQCSVCKKSFAQSNTLLVHQRIHTGEKPFQCSACAKTFYTSGHLMRHQRLHTGEKLFTCT, from the coding sequence ATGGCATGGAAAGAAACAGAAGTGGGAGTGAATGATTATCTTGGCTCTGGAACAGCAGAGATTCCTACACCTGGAACAGCAGAGATTCCTACACCTGGAACAGCAGAGATGCCTGGACCCAGCCATCAGGGATTATCCGATGAGGAAGTTGGAGGTTTTCAATGTCAGGTGTGTGGGAGCAGCTTCAGGTGGGCAAGCCGCTTAAAAAGGCATgagcgcattcacactggagagaaaccatttgAGTGTACCGTGTGCAATAAACGATTTTACACATCCAGTGACCTGATCCAGCACCAACGCATTcatactggggagaaaccatttgcATGCTCTGTGTGTCAAAAGCGGTTCTCCTTGTGCAGTGTATTGAAAATCCATCAACGAATTCATACAGGAGAAAAACCATTTGAATGTCCAGTGTGTAAAAAAAGATTCAGTGCATCCAGTGGCCTGACCGTACATAAGAGAATTCACACCAGACAGAAACCATTCAAATGCACTGTGTGTACAAAACAGTTCTGCACATCCAATGACCTAAGAGTGcatcaacgaattcacactggagagaagccattcacctgtgcAGTTTGTAAAATGCAGTTTTACACATCCAGTCACTTGACGGTACATCAACGAACTCACACAGGAGATAAGCCATTTGAGTGTACAGAATGTAAAAAGCGGTTTTACACATCCAGCAACTTGTTACAACACGAGaggattcacactggagagaaaccgtttGAATGCTCGGTTTGTAAAAAACGATTTTGTTTAGCCAGGCACCTGAAGTTGCACCAGCGAaaccacactggagagaaaccatttcaATGTTCGGTATGTAAAAAGAGCTTTGCCCAATCCAACACATTGTTAGTtcatcagagaattcacactggggagaaaccattccaaTGCTCTGCCTGTGCAAAGACATTTTACACATCGGGTCACTTGATGCGGCATCAGCGGCTTCACACGGGAGAGAAACTGTTCACTTGTACATAG